One window of Trichoderma breve strain T069 chromosome 3, whole genome shotgun sequence genomic DNA carries:
- a CDS encoding g-protein alpha subunit domain-containing protein, whose protein sequence is MCFGARNKNEDGEARSRELDKVIRQEEKRMAKEVKLLLLGAGESGKSTILKQMKLIYAQGFNKSERLDFKPVIFSNIVQSFKTISEAMSEIGIEYDSPDNEKYMAHILVDNEISPDSGMPEDYLEPIKALWQDSGVLAAVAKGNEYALHDNLTYFVTDIDRIWADGYVPNDQDLLRSRLRTTGITETVFDLGQLTYRMFDVGGQRSERKKWIHCFENVNCLLFLVAISGYDQCLVEDKDGNQMNEALMLWESIANSHWFTMTSLILFLNKMDLFKEKLPKSPISKYGFTDYHGPDDDYKAASKYFLDKFRALSRNPEKEIYGHFTNATDTNLLKITMGSVQDMIIQRNLKKLIL, encoded by the exons ATGTGCTTCGGCGCTCGGAACAAGaacgaagatggcgaggctCGCTCGCGAGAGCTGGACAAGGTCATCCGccaggaggagaagcgcatgGCTAAAGAAGtcaagctgttgctgttgg GTGCTGGAGAGTCTGGAAAGTCTACAATTctgaagcagatgaagctTATCTATGCTCAAGGCTTCAACAAGAGCGAAAGACTTGATTTCAAGCCAGTCATCTTCAGCAACATTGTCCAGTCATTCAAGACCATCTCCGAGGCCATGTCCGAGATTGGAATCGAATATGACAGCCCAGATAACGAG AAATACATGGCTCACATTTTGGTTGACAACGAAATCAGCCCAGACAGTGGCATGCCTGAGGACTACCTAGAGCCTATCAAGGCGCTATGGCAAGACAGCGGAGTGCTGGCGGCAGTTGCCAAGGGCAATGAATACGCCTTACACGATAACCTCACATA CTTTGTTACAGACATTGACCGGATATGGGCTGACGGCTACGTACCGAATGACCAAGATCTGCTCCGCTCTCGATTGAGAACTACAGGTATCACAGAAACCGTCTTTGACCTTGGCCAGCTGACATACCGTATGTTTGATGTCGGTGGCCAGAGATCAGAACGAAAGAAGTGGATCCACTGTTTCGAGAATGTCAACTGTCTGCTCTTCCTGGTTGCTATTAGTGGTTACGATCAGTGTCTCGTGGAAGACAAGGATGGC AACCAAATGAACGAGGCTTTGATGCTATGGGAATCCATCGCCAACTCACACTGGTTCACCATGACATCCTTGATCCTGTTCCTCAACAAGATGGATCTGTTCAAAGAGAAGCTACCCAAGAGCCCGATCTCCAAGTACGGATTCACCGATTATCACGGACCCGACGACGACTACAAGGCGGCCAGCAAATACTTCCTAGACAAATTCCGAGCTCTGAGCAGGAACCCCGAAAAAGAAATCTACGGCCATTTCACAAATGCCACCGACACAAACCTGCTGAAAATCACAATGGGCTCCGTCCAAGACATGATTATCCAGCGAAACCTCAAAAAGTTAATACTATAA